The DNA region TCGATCCGAGTGTCGCACGTGGTGCTCACCGGCTATTTCGCGATGCTCGCCACGATCGTGCTCATCGTTTCTGGGCTGGTTCTTACCTTCGAGGCGATCTTCGCACCGCGCATCAGCCGGGGCTGGGACCTCGCGCACATCTGGGCGACGTTCGGCTTGATCGCATCCGTGCTGCCGCACGTCGGGACACTGCTCGTCCGGGCTGCTCGCGCGAAGGCGGGAGCAATCGGTGGCACGCTGCACGCCGCGTCACGTCGCTTCCAGTACGGCAGCGTTCTGCTCACCGGTGCTCTCTTCATACCAGTTATCGTGGCGTCGGTGGTGTACCGCCCGCCGAAACTGAACAATCAGTTCCCAAAGGACTACAGCTACGTGTTCGGTCCGGAGCGGCCCTTCGCGCCAAGTCTGGCCCGCACCGCGAGCGGGGGCGCGTACGATGCGCGATCGCTCGCCGGCTCGGAGTCGTGCGGCACGGCGGGTTGTCACAAGACGATCTATGACGAATGGGCGGTGAGCGCCCATCGCTATTCCGCCATGGACCCTGCCTTTCAAAAGGTGCAGGCAGTGATGGCGGAGCAGAACGGGCCCGAATCCACCCGTTACTGCGGGGGATGCCACGATCCGATCTCGCTCTTCTCCGGGACGAAGAACATCTTCGCCGAAGATCTCACGAGTCGCGCGGGTTATCAGGAAGGAGTCTCATGCGTCGCCTGCCACGCAATCAAGAAAACGGACGTGAAGGGGAATGCGGCATATGTCATGTCGCAGCCGGAACGCTACCTGTTCGAGCTGACTGACCGCCCTGTTCCCCGGGCTGTGAGCGACTTTCTCATCCGTGCGTATCCACGCCAGCACGTCCGGTCACTTCAGCACAAGCTCTTCAAGAGCGCGGAGTTTTGCGCCGCCTGCCACAAGCAGTTCATCGATGAGGAGATCAACCATGTAGGGTGGGTACAGCTCCAGAACCAATTTGATAACTGGCGCAAAAGCCGCTGGAATCACGGAAAAGATCCACTCAAGACCATCGAGTGCCGGGAATGCCACATGCCGCTCGCGGCATCCAGCGAT from Gemmatimonadaceae bacterium includes:
- a CDS encoding multiheme c-type cytochrome, with amino-acid sequence MGGLLLFETLTGLGIYLLPFSVPNQWMVVFHTLAGLAFVIPFAWYQVRHWKLYRSIRVSHVVLTGYFAMLATIVLIVSGLVLTFEAIFAPRISRGWDLAHIWATFGLIASVLPHVGTLLVRAARAKAGAIGGTLHAASRRFQYGSVLLTGALFIPVIVASVVYRPPKLNNQFPKDYSYVFGPERPFAPSLARTASGGAYDARSLAGSESCGTAGCHKTIYDEWAVSAHRYSAMDPAFQKVQAVMAEQNGPESTRYCGGCHDPISLFSGTKNIFAEDLTSRAGYQEGVSCVACHAIKKTDVKGNAAYVMSQPERYLFELTDRPVPRAVSDFLIRAYPRQHVRSLQHKLFKSAEFCAACHKQFIDEEINHVGWVQLQNQFDNWRKSRWNHGKDPLKTIECRECHMPLAASSDPGSGDDLDYNRSPGDGKHRTHRFLGGNQFIPLALELPGAQEHARLTEKWLRGEIDIPEIADKWRPGPAVPVEVMAPATARPGAPITIQVVLTNNKVGHDFPTGPLDIIQAWVELSVTDQAGRVVFQSGQRDSAHFIAPGSFMLKAEPVDENGNLIDRHNLWEMVGVRYRRSLFPGFSDQETFTFACPDPPVTELHVTARLMYRKVDQYLLNFLFGKESGITAPITVLSEDRKTIRVRTDG